A stretch of the Argentina anserina chromosome 6, drPotAnse1.1, whole genome shotgun sequence genome encodes the following:
- the LOC126800190 gene encoding uncharacterized protein LOC126800190, whose product MAVPAPTWTAAIFLIFTTLRFIECGDNNRVYSPCTDTKVARSDGFSFGIAFASRDVFLRNGANSTSQLSPCDTRLSLSNSNSQIAVFRPKVDEISLLSVNSSSFAPDNYGGYMVAFAGHKYAARSTAAFVANSTYTVTSFTLVLEFTKGRLQNLYWKRDGCAKCSGSSSFVCLNNQDCAIKTNSCKSHGGTVDCSLGIQLAFSGTDKHLSVLNSWYEVQNLGQYSLYGLYSNLKDSLTSQYNKFF is encoded by the exons ATGGCTGTCCCTGCCCCCACATGGACGGCGGCGATCTTCCTCATCTTCACTACCCTTCGATTCATCGAATGCGGCGACAACAACCGCGTCTACTCGCCGTGCACCGACACCAAGGTCGCCAGGTCCGATGGCTTCAGCTTCGGCATCGCCTTCGCTTCCCGCGACGTCTTTCTCCGTAACGGCGCCAACTCCACCTCGCAGTTGTCTCCTTGCGACACCAGGCTCTCGCTCTCCAACTCCAATTCTCAGATCGCCGTTTTCCGGCCCAAGGTCGACGAGATCTCCCTCCTCTCCGTCAACTCCTCCTCCTTCGCTCCG GATAATTATGGTGGATATATGGTGGCTTTTGCTGGGCATAAATACGCTGCAAGGTCTACGGCGGCCTTCGTTGCAAATTCTACTTACACTGTCACCAGCTTTACGCTG GTGCTTGAGTTCACCAAGGGCAGGCTGCAGAACCTGTATTGGAAAAGGGATGGGTGCGCCAAATGTTCAGGGAGCTCCAGCTTTGTTTGCCTCAACAATCAGGACTGTGCAATCAAGACTAACAGCTGTAAGAGCCATGGGGGCACTGTGGATTGCAGTCTCGGGATCCAGTTGGCGTTTTCTGGGACGGATAAGCACCTCTCAGTTCTGAACTCATGGTATGAAGTACAGAACCTTGGTCAGTACTCCCTTTATGGTCTCTATTCTAATCTGAAGGATTCTCTCACTAGTCAGTATAACAAGTTTTTCTGA
- the LOC126796909 gene encoding basic leucine zipper 43-like, translated as MDTNESKGHHYLPNNVPPSQLLSSTKQSLLYSSPQNMQAVEVVENHSLLSAQNPTQNPDSVPFYPTRIFSLSHIHDFSSNASSLNNETVFDEATAGGEQGLTYEKRIKRMISNRESARRSRMRKKKQIEELQYQVDQLHMTNRQLSEKLIQLLEGNQQILQENAQLKERVSSLQVILSDLISPLQRNAEIPAPTPKSS; from the coding sequence ATGGATACAAATGAATCAAAGGGACACCACTACTTACCTAATAATGTTCCTCCATCTCAACTTCTCTCCAGTACCAAACAATCCCTTCTTTACTCAAGTCCCCAAAATATGCAGGCAGTTGAAGTTGTAGAGAACCATTCACTACTATCCGCTCAAAACCCTACACAGAATCCAGATTCCGTACCATTCTACCCTACTCGGATTTTCTCCTTGTCTCATATCCATGATTTTTCATCAAACGCCTCTTCTCTCAACAATGAGACTGTTTTTGATGAAGCAACTGCTGGTGGAGAGCAAGGCCTTACCTATGAGAAAAGGATCAAGAGAATGATTTCTAACAGGGAATCTGCACGAAGGTCACGAATGCGGAAGAAGAAGCAGATCGAAGAGCTGCAGTATCAGGTGGACCAACTCCACATGACAAATCGTCAGCTCTCCGAGAAGCTCATCCAACTGTTGGAGGGAAATCAACAGATTCTTCAAGAGAATGCTCAACTGAAAGAAAGAGTTTCGTCACTTCAAGTCATCCTATCAGATCTAATATCACCTCTGCAGCGAAATGCTGAAATACCTGCACCAACCCCCAAATCGAGTTAG
- the LOC126800195 gene encoding RING-H2 finger protein ATL70-like → MNNTSDTTGFLGSNNIGGFGYGIGLSVGLLLLITTITLASYFCTRTPPPAHPATRRVSALDPPDLQSFVVDIGLDDNTIKSYPKMLYSEAKLQKTDSTASCCSICLADYKATDTLRLLPDCEHLFHQKCVDPWLRLHPTCPVCRTSPLPTPLSTPLAEVVPLASRRD, encoded by the coding sequence ATGAACAACACGAGTGACACGACTGGTTTTCTTGGCTCGAACAACATTGGAGGATTCGGCTACGGCATTGGTCTATCAGTTGGCCTCCTTCTTCTCATCACGACCATCACCCTTGCTTCCTACTTCTGCACCAGAACTCCCCCACCGGCGCACCCTGCAACGCGGAGGGTCAGCGCGCTCGACCCTCCTGACCTGCAGAGCTTTGTTGTAGATATAGGACTCGATGACAACACTATCAAGAGCTACCCCAAGATGCTCTACTCCGAGGCCAAGCTACAGAAGACAGACTCCACTGCTTCCTGCTGCTCTATATGTTTAGCAGATTACAAGGCCACCGATACACTCCGGTTACTTCCAGACTGTGAACATCTCTTTCATCAAAAGTGTGTTGATCCATGGTTGAGGCTTCATCCTACCTGTCCGGTATGCAGAACATCTCCGCTTCCGACGCCCTTGTCGACGCCTCTAGCTGAGGTGGTGCCATTGGCAAGCAGAAGAGACTGA